One Halostella limicola genomic window carries:
- a CDS encoding TAXI family TRAP transporter solute-binding subunit, translating into MTESNKHYRRTFIKGASAAGILGVAGCLDQTAGGSGGGDGGGSNWTLGTSSEGSSSFRIGSTWTQYAEQNDLLDNVGVEAVVTEGTSASYRRLDNDEFEMSGTTTQLLADSPDQGAFSDQSLQDFDSIRQVRGYMGFYNFGVYNADKVSGWDDLEGRSVAISSSGSGTRPPVEWLVDQEIGLDNIDNRYMAFADIPAALRSGQVDAAFTWTVNQTIPQGWFQEIDATVNWEPLQFSDSTIDKLNNELGYSTYVELDSETVSEFAENYQDPIDSFTLTYLYVVKSDRDPERVYEITKMTYEHGEDLLEEDEVMGFFPDPDAFLGTLHPDVPVHQGAYDYYTEEGLWEDYDLTPPPEA; encoded by the coding sequence ATGACTGAGAGTAACAAACACTACCGGCGGACGTTCATCAAGGGAGCATCAGCTGCAGGAATACTCGGCGTCGCTGGCTGTCTCGATCAGACGGCTGGCGGTAGTGGTGGTGGTGATGGCGGCGGATCAAACTGGACGCTGGGGACTTCTTCCGAAGGATCGTCTTCGTTCCGTATCGGGTCTACCTGGACACAGTATGCCGAGCAGAACGACCTGCTCGACAATGTTGGCGTAGAGGCTGTCGTCACAGAAGGGACCAGCGCTTCCTATCGGCGGCTAGATAACGACGAATTCGAAATGAGTGGCACAACGACGCAACTGCTAGCCGACTCGCCTGACCAAGGAGCCTTCTCCGACCAATCGTTGCAGGACTTCGATTCGATCCGGCAGGTTCGGGGGTATATGGGCTTCTACAACTTCGGTGTATACAACGCTGACAAGGTCAGCGGTTGGGACGACCTTGAGGGACGTTCAGTTGCCATCTCCTCGTCCGGGTCCGGGACTCGACCGCCGGTCGAGTGGCTTGTTGACCAAGAGATCGGTCTGGACAATATCGACAACCGTTACATGGCATTCGCCGACATTCCTGCCGCATTGCGTTCAGGGCAGGTCGACGCGGCATTCACGTGGACGGTCAATCAGACTATTCCGCAGGGCTGGTTCCAGGAGATCGACGCGACAGTCAACTGGGAACCCCTGCAGTTCTCGGACTCAACCATCGATAAACTCAACAACGAACTAGGGTACTCTACATACGTCGAACTCGATTCGGAAACCGTCTCTGAGTTCGCCGAGAATTATCAGGATCCGATCGATTCGTTCACCCTGACGTACCTCTACGTGGTCAAGAGCGACCGTGATCCAGAGAGGGTTTACGAGATAACGAAGATGACGTACGAGCACGGTGAGGATCTGCTTGAAGAGGACGAGGTTATGGGCTTCTTCCCTGACCCTGATGCCTTCCTCGGGACGCTCCACCCCGATGTTCCGGTTCATCAGGGAGCGTACGACTACTACACCGAAGAGGGGCTCTGGGAGGACTACGACCTGACTCCCCCGCCCGAAGCTTGA
- a CDS encoding NADPH:quinone reductase: protein MRAVRYHEYGDEDVLLLEDDVEKPTPDDDQVLIQIEAASVNPIDTYLRKGNVPPAEGLPHIGGSDMAGVVKEVGDDVSNFKKGDRVFATGLGIFSPGTYAEYTVAAENMLAHLPEAVSFREGAAAAMAFATSWRALIDRGGLSMGDVCLIHGASGGVGHAGVQIAAQAGSYVIGTAREGEPASMARSMGADAVVDYRSDDLVDDLKAAADGQEIDVVLEPHADANIKADLERLAASGRIVIIGEESPIEIPPGPSMTAKQADADLRFMSLAASPDVQAPILQRVAPRLADGRFTVQIDSVFDLDELSAAHEQLMSSGVMGKIVIDPTS from the coding sequence ATGCGAGCTGTTCGTTACCACGAATACGGCGACGAAGATGTATTGCTACTCGAAGACGACGTGGAAAAGCCTACGCCAGATGACGATCAGGTACTTATCCAGATCGAGGCAGCCAGTGTGAATCCTATTGACACGTACCTACGGAAAGGAAACGTTCCTCCAGCGGAAGGGCTTCCACACATCGGGGGCTCGGACATGGCCGGCGTCGTCAAGGAGGTCGGAGATGACGTTAGTAACTTCAAAAAGGGTGACCGTGTCTTCGCCACTGGCCTTGGGATCTTTTCGCCGGGGACCTATGCAGAGTACACGGTGGCGGCAGAGAACATGTTGGCACACCTTCCTGAAGCAGTGTCCTTTCGAGAGGGTGCAGCGGCCGCAATGGCCTTCGCGACTTCTTGGCGTGCACTCATTGACCGTGGCGGACTCTCTATGGGAGACGTTTGTCTAATTCATGGTGCGTCCGGCGGCGTCGGTCACGCTGGTGTTCAGATTGCGGCCCAAGCCGGGAGTTACGTGATTGGGACAGCTCGCGAGGGCGAACCTGCATCAATGGCCAGATCGATGGGTGCCGACGCTGTCGTCGATTATCGCTCCGATGACCTCGTCGACGACCTCAAGGCTGCTGCGGATGGACAAGAGATCGATGTGGTGCTTGAACCCCACGCCGACGCCAACATTAAAGCCGATCTCGAACGGCTCGCCGCCAGTGGACGCATTGTCATCATTGGTGAGGAATCACCGATCGAAATTCCACCAGGTCCGTCGATGACAGCGAAACAGGCTGACGCTGACTTGCGGTTCATGTCGCTTGCGGCATCACCGGACGTACAAGCGCCGATCCTGCAACGCGTGGCTCCACGACTTGCCGATGGGCGGTTTACTGTTCAGATCGATAGCGTATTTGACCTTGATGAGCTATCAGCGGCTCACGAGCAGCTAATGTCCTCCGGTGTAATGGGGAAAATCGTCATCGATCCTACCAGCTGA
- a CDS encoding cupin domain-containing protein, with amino-acid sequence MADGWQLLQAAENDPEDEKPGRRWELSPELGIDAFNINVAVLEPGERLSQNHFHYHEEQEELIHVAVGRCKVEVANDRFDVDDGDTVRFDAGETGVHLVHNPFDEPCRIIAIGWPPEGRYPVEKVKTRDELLEERE; translated from the coding sequence ATGGCTGATGGATGGCAATTGCTCCAAGCGGCGGAGAATGACCCAGAGGACGAGAAACCCGGTCGACGGTGGGAACTATCGCCTGAACTAGGTATCGATGCGTTCAATATTAACGTCGCCGTCCTTGAGCCCGGCGAACGGCTCTCCCAGAACCACTTCCATTACCATGAGGAACAGGAAGAACTCATTCACGTCGCTGTCGGCCGTTGCAAGGTCGAAGTGGCAAACGACCGCTTCGACGTCGACGACGGAGACACAGTCCGCTTCGATGCCGGCGAAACCGGTGTCCACCTCGTGCATAATCCCTTCGACGAGCCCTGCCGTATTATTGCAATCGGATGGCCGCCAGAGGGACGGTATCCCGTCGAGAAGGTAAAGACGCGCGATGAACTGCTCGAAGAACGGGAGTGA
- a CDS encoding MFS transporter, with protein MQTNDLKVTQFTTLGHALFHTYELSIPLFVGLWMDEFGFSALVIGTVVGAGYALIGIGAPVSGVLSDYFGSRRLIIISILGMGVGFALLSLASGIASLLLAVLLWGVFASIYHPAGLSLISRVATEEGTVFAYHGAGGNVGTALGPLCTAFLLSVVDWRMTVVILFVPAAIAALIGISIEFEGGERDAMAPTSLFDASRTVVTNSRRLFTLGFSVAFIAVLLYGTYYRGLLTFLPDVLGQSPWLSPSEFLGQSFSPAEYVYSGLLTVGIAGQYAGGKLTDRISSEVAFLGALTGLVVLSLAFVLVWQVGATAIVAVSLALGFFVYGTAPIYQVIISEQAADGVQGLSYGFTYLAMFGIGAIGASVAGTVLTYATTSSLFLVLAALAATGAFCVLVLRHI; from the coding sequence ATGCAGACAAACGATCTGAAGGTGACCCAGTTTACGACACTCGGTCATGCGCTCTTTCATACGTACGAGCTTTCTATTCCCCTATTCGTCGGACTGTGGATGGACGAGTTTGGATTCTCAGCACTTGTCATTGGTACTGTCGTAGGCGCCGGGTATGCACTCATCGGGATTGGTGCGCCGGTCAGCGGCGTGCTGTCGGACTACTTTGGATCCCGGCGTCTGATCATCATCTCTATCTTGGGCATGGGAGTGGGATTCGCTTTACTGAGTTTAGCTAGTGGGATTGCCAGTTTGCTGCTTGCCGTCCTTCTTTGGGGAGTGTTCGCCAGCATATATCATCCTGCTGGGCTTTCTCTTATTAGCCGTGTAGCGACGGAAGAAGGGACTGTCTTCGCTTATCATGGTGCGGGGGGTAATGTTGGAACTGCGCTCGGGCCACTGTGTACGGCGTTCCTTCTCTCGGTCGTAGACTGGCGGATGACTGTGGTGATTCTGTTCGTTCCAGCCGCTATCGCCGCCCTCATTGGCATCAGTATAGAGTTCGAGGGGGGAGAACGGGATGCGATGGCGCCAACTTCGCTGTTTGATGCCAGTCGAACTGTTGTCACAAATTCCCGGAGGCTTTTCACACTTGGATTCTCAGTCGCGTTCATCGCCGTGCTGCTATACGGAACGTATTACAGAGGACTGTTGACGTTTCTCCCCGATGTTCTCGGACAGTCCCCGTGGCTCTCCCCGTCCGAATTTCTCGGCCAGTCGTTCTCACCTGCTGAGTATGTCTATTCAGGTCTGTTAACCGTGGGTATCGCTGGCCAGTACGCAGGTGGTAAATTAACCGACCGAATTTCAAGTGAGGTTGCTTTCCTTGGTGCGCTGACCGGGCTCGTTGTTCTCTCTTTGGCATTTGTTCTCGTGTGGCAGGTGGGCGCGACTGCGATCGTGGCTGTTAGTCTCGCACTTGGGTTTTTCGTGTATGGAACTGCGCCTATTTACCAGGTCATCATCTCTGAACAGGCCGCAGACGGCGTCCAAGGGCTTTCATACGGGTTCACGTACCTAGCAATGTTCGGTATTGGGGCAATAGGAGCGAGCGTCGCTGGGACGGTTTTGACATACGCTACGACCTCGAGTCTATTTCTGGTACTTGCGGCGCTCGCGGCAACAGGGGCCTTCTGTGTCCTCGTTCTACGACACATCTAA
- a CDS encoding IclR family transcriptional regulator, whose amino-acid sequence MSDKIKTRAKTTQTSLELVETVRELNGATLEELSEYMGMSTSTVHRHLATLRDYGYVIQEDDVYRIGLKFLSIGGYAQRQVDAYPMIKEKVDQLAEETGERAQFIVEEQGQRVYLYTEVGESAVQTGAHVGKRGEAYSSAGGKAILANLPEERVHEIVEERGLSKTGQNTITSRETLFDALDEIRDRGYAFNKQETTEGVHAVGAAVLDSEGEVLGALSVSGPAHRLKEDILTEELPEIVLGAVNELELHIEHSVN is encoded by the coding sequence ATGAGTGATAAGATAAAAACACGCGCTAAAACGACGCAAACGTCCCTTGAGCTGGTTGAGACTGTACGTGAGCTTAATGGGGCTACTTTGGAAGAATTATCCGAATACATGGGAATGTCTACCAGCACGGTACATCGTCACTTAGCGACGCTCAGGGACTACGGCTATGTGATTCAAGAAGATGATGTCTATCGAATCGGACTGAAGTTTCTCTCTATAGGAGGATATGCACAGCGCCAAGTCGATGCCTATCCGATGATCAAGGAGAAGGTAGACCAACTAGCTGAGGAGACAGGCGAACGTGCGCAATTCATCGTCGAGGAACAAGGACAGCGTGTCTACTTGTATACAGAGGTTGGAGAGAGTGCAGTCCAAACGGGGGCTCACGTCGGGAAGCGAGGAGAAGCTTATTCAAGTGCAGGCGGGAAGGCAATCTTGGCGAACCTTCCCGAAGAGCGTGTTCACGAGATCGTCGAAGAGCGGGGTCTATCTAAGACAGGCCAGAACACGATCACTTCAAGGGAGACGTTATTTGATGCACTCGACGAAATCAGGGATCGGGGATATGCATTCAATAAACAGGAGACGACAGAAGGCGTGCATGCGGTGGGTGCTGCCGTCTTGGATTCGGAAGGTGAGGTCCTCGGTGCGCTCAGTGTTTCTGGACCCGCTCATCGGTTAAAGGAGGACATCTTGACTGAGGAACTACCAGAAATAGTTCTGGGAGCAGTTAACGAACTCGAACTCCATATCGAGCATTCGGTTAACTGA
- a CDS encoding TRAP transporter permease gives MAQETPSDNSRTLEDIEQTIDEKFRDNYEVSIWNQGLLELLTYAIAIVFFAYHMWYGYTFAIPGSRHGIIHLAMVLSLWGIIQMLGVDRSSWQGKIKTAAYGLYSVVSVIPLYIIQDNFDSIVMAAGIYQDTYVYLGILVIALVMIALLHISRLITGVVLFGLVYSYFGPMMPGILAHRGLTPRRIITMNTLEMQGLFGTLLQISATWVVIFLLLAGLMEKYGGMATFIKGMTRLAARRKHIEIGQVAVAASMFMGSINGSTAANTATTGAFTIPLMKENGYRAKVAAAIEAVASCGGQVLPPIMGAGAFLMAELIDPNYSDIVVGAVAPALLFFLTVAVSISLGTSHTVGQNIRTTPDSRSAFKRVFDIFWHFEYLGMFAVLLWYLIGIGADPMVAGFYSILALMVLRLVRVALEIVTGDDEAQPALKQYLRESLEGLRRGAEATLDITILLASLGIVIRALIVTGFAQQLSSYLVLLSGGSVIVMLFLAMLSAIAFGMGMSTTAAYMIVAVLVAPSLTEIGVNEFTAHMYVFYFAIVSNITPPIALSVIIGQGIAGSDFWETALEALRIGFPMFLIPFAFFYNEALLYPGPMTIVAFLIVFAGFIAVSIGLMGRVQQEIPGYMRVAFVALGLGAIFVPAMIGQAVIAAAIVAGIAYFLRTTEISTMQTTEG, from the coding sequence ATGGCTCAAGAAACACCGTCGGACAACAGCCGAACGTTAGAGGATATCGAGCAAACGATAGACGAAAAGTTTAGAGACAACTATGAGGTTTCGATCTGGAACCAGGGACTACTGGAATTGCTTACGTACGCAATCGCTATCGTCTTCTTTGCGTACCACATGTGGTACGGCTACACGTTTGCGATACCTGGTTCCCGCCATGGGATCATCCACCTGGCGATGGTCCTCTCGCTCTGGGGAATCATTCAGATGCTCGGCGTCGACCGGTCGTCGTGGCAGGGGAAGATAAAAACGGCCGCATACGGGCTCTACAGTGTGGTGTCGGTGATACCGCTATATATCATCCAAGACAACTTCGACAGCATCGTGATGGCCGCGGGTATCTACCAAGATACCTATGTATATCTGGGAATCTTGGTCATCGCGTTAGTGATGATCGCGCTCCTACACATTTCCCGGCTCATCACTGGCGTTGTACTGTTCGGTCTCGTCTACTCGTACTTCGGCCCGATGATGCCGGGGATCCTAGCCCACCGCGGCCTAACGCCCCGGCGGATCATCACAATGAACACCCTTGAGATGCAGGGTCTGTTCGGGACGCTGTTGCAGATTTCGGCGACCTGGGTCGTCATCTTCCTCCTGCTGGCTGGCCTGATGGAGAAATACGGCGGGATGGCGACGTTCATTAAGGGAATGACCCGCCTGGCCGCACGCCGCAAGCACATCGAGATCGGGCAAGTGGCCGTCGCCGCGAGCATGTTTATGGGGTCGATCAATGGTTCGACCGCCGCGAACACTGCGACGACCGGTGCGTTCACCATCCCGCTGATGAAAGAAAACGGCTACCGGGCGAAGGTCGCAGCCGCAATCGAGGCGGTCGCCTCATGCGGCGGTCAGGTCCTGCCCCCGATCATGGGCGCAGGCGCCTTCCTGATGGCGGAGCTCATCGATCCAAACTACTCCGACATCGTCGTCGGCGCCGTCGCTCCCGCGCTACTGTTCTTCCTGACAGTCGCAGTGTCTATCTCGCTCGGCACTAGTCACACTGTAGGACAGAACATCCGGACGACGCCCGACTCTCGGAGCGCCTTCAAGCGGGTCTTCGACATATTCTGGCATTTCGAGTACTTGGGGATGTTCGCCGTTCTGCTCTGGTACTTAATCGGGATCGGGGCAGACCCGATGGTCGCTGGGTTTTACAGCATCCTCGCGCTGATGGTGTTGCGCCTAGTGAGAGTCGCCCTCGAAATCGTTACCGGGGACGACGAGGCCCAACCGGCCCTGAAGCAGTACCTCCGCGAGTCACTTGAGGGCCTTCGGCGCGGTGCTGAGGCGACGCTCGACATCACCATCCTCCTGGCGAGCCTTGGCATCGTCATCCGGGCGCTTATTGTCACTGGCTTCGCCCAGCAGCTCTCGTCGTACCTCGTTCTCCTGTCGGGCGGTAGCGTCATCGTGATGCTGTTCCTTGCAATGCTATCGGCGATCGCGTTCGGCATGGGTATGTCGACGACGGCCGCGTACATGATCGTCGCCGTGTTGGTCGCACCGTCGCTGACCGAGATCGGTGTCAACGAGTTCACCGCTCACATGTACGTGTTCTACTTCGCTATCGTCTCGAACATCACTCCCCCGATCGCGTTGTCGGTTATCATCGGTCAGGGTATCGCAGGGTCGGACTTCTGGGAAACCGCGCTGGAGGCGTTACGGATCGGCTTCCCGATGTTCCTGATCCCGTTCGCGTTCTTCTACAACGAGGCGCTACTGTACCCCGGACCGATGACAATCGTCGCGTTCCTAATCGTGTTCGCCGGATTCATCGCCGTCAGCATTGGCCTCATGGGTCGCGTTCAGCAGGAGATTCCTGGGTACATGCGGGTCGCATTCGTAGCACTCGGGCTAGGCGCCATCTTTGTGCCGGCGATGATCGGTCAGGCAGTCATCGCCGCCGCTATCGTCGCCGGAATTGCCTACTTCCTGCGCACCACTGAAATCAGCACGATGCAGACGACCGAAGGATAG